In the genome of Pelobacter seleniigenes DSM 18267, one region contains:
- a CDS encoding flagellar hook protein FlgE, with protein MGVSSSLYSGVSGLNANGNAMSVIGNNIANANTIGFKSSRAIFGDLLSSQISGSGGISQVGRGVGMSIVDNIFSQGTFDNTETNTDLAVEGAGFFIVSDPTTGNAVNNYTRAGAFRFNADGYMINPEGYNVMGYQLDENGNTVGDLTPIWANTQSFTQAGPTSSLDLNTNLDSDSNAIPIVAPATEAFDPLNPSGTSNYATSIQVYDSLGSTHLMTTYFTKTSDQNWEWHSVVDGGDLTGGTAGELSIVGSGSLEFDASGDLIRVDGQDLYTIPGDTSSDAVIPRPTALTTAGSFTWNNGAVQNQQISIDMQTSQYSSPSVVVSQEQDGFGTGTLVKLSVDEAGNVIGNFSNGTPRKLMRIALAKFTNPNALDKAGNNMYAQSTGSGVPVIGTVGSGVGNIFTNALELSNVDLAQEFVKMITTQRGFSANSKTITTTDEMLSEVINLKR; from the coding sequence ATGGGAGTTTCCAGTTCTCTGTACAGTGGCGTCAGTGGCCTCAATGCCAACGGTAATGCGATGAGCGTTATCGGTAATAACATTGCCAATGCCAATACCATCGGCTTCAAATCGAGCCGGGCGATCTTCGGCGATCTGCTTTCCAGTCAGATTTCGGGGTCAGGCGGTATTTCCCAGGTCGGCCGCGGGGTCGGCATGTCCATCGTCGATAATATTTTTAGCCAGGGCACCTTTGACAATACCGAGACCAATACCGATCTCGCCGTTGAAGGCGCGGGCTTTTTCATTGTCAGTGATCCCACCACCGGCAACGCCGTCAACAACTATACCCGGGCCGGAGCGTTCCGTTTTAATGCCGACGGCTACATGATTAATCCCGAAGGTTACAATGTCATGGGGTATCAGCTGGATGAAAACGGGAACACGGTGGGGGATTTGACGCCGATCTGGGCCAACACCCAGTCCTTTACCCAGGCCGGACCGACCTCCAGTCTGGATCTGAACACCAACCTCGATTCGGACTCCAACGCCATCCCCATCGTGGCTCCGGCGACCGAAGCATTTGATCCCCTCAACCCTTCCGGGACCTCGAACTACGCGACCTCTATCCAGGTGTACGACAGCCTCGGCAGTACCCACCTGATGACCACCTATTTTACCAAGACCTCGGATCAGAACTGGGAATGGCACTCCGTGGTCGATGGCGGTGATCTGACCGGCGGTACGGCCGGAGAACTGTCCATCGTCGGCAGCGGGAGCCTTGAATTCGATGCCAGCGGCGACCTGATCCGGGTTGACGGCCAAGACCTCTATACCATCCCGGGCGATACCAGCAGCGATGCCGTAATTCCCCGGCCGACTGCGTTGACCACTGCCGGGTCCTTCACCTGGAACAACGGCGCCGTCCAGAACCAACAGATTTCCATCGACATGCAGACCAGCCAGTACTCCAGCCCTTCAGTGGTTGTGTCTCAGGAGCAGGATGGCTTCGGGACCGGCACCCTGGTCAAGCTGAGTGTTGACGAAGCCGGCAATGTCATCGGTAACTTTTCCAACGGCACTCCGCGCAAACTGATGCGGATCGCCCTGGCCAAGTTCACCAACCCGAATGCCCTGGACAAGGCGGGGAATAATATGTATGCCCAGAGTACCGGGTCCGGGGTTCCGGTTATCGGTACGGTTGGTTCCGGGGTCGGTAACATCTTCACTAACGCGCTGGAACTGTCCAACGTCGACCTGGCTCAGGAGTTTGTCAAAATGATTACCACCCAGCGCGGTTTTTCCGCCAACTCCAAAACCATCACGACAACGGATGAAATGCTCTCCGAGGTTATCAATCTCAAACGGTAA
- a CDS encoding TIGR02530 family flagellar biosynthesis protein has protein sequence MSEHITIFPQPIGTPRTPTARGRQHNSGTSGSFDQLLQNRIDQGSVKFSRHASERMQSRGIQFSPDQLQRLESAVSQVNNKGGRESLVMLDDTALVVSVKNETVVTVVDKSQLKNNVFTNIDSAVIA, from the coding sequence ATGAGTGAGCACATCACCATTTTCCCGCAGCCGATCGGGACGCCCCGGACTCCGACAGCACGCGGCAGACAACACAATAGTGGCACATCCGGCAGTTTTGACCAGCTGCTGCAGAACCGCATCGATCAGGGGAGCGTCAAGTTTTCCCGTCATGCCAGCGAACGGATGCAAAGCCGCGGGATCCAGTTTTCGCCGGATCAGCTGCAACGGCTCGAGTCAGCGGTCTCCCAGGTCAATAACAAAGGGGGGCGTGAATCGTTGGTCATGCTCGACGATACCGCGTTGGTGGTGAGCGTCAAAAACGAAACAGTGGTGACAGTGGTCGATAAAAGCCAGTTGAAGAATAACGTTTTTACCAATATTGACAGCGCAGTGATTGCTTAA
- a CDS encoding motility protein A has protein sequence MDIATVIGLLAAFGLMVSAIMQGSSLMIFIDIPSVTIVVGGTIGTVLVHFPFGDLMGAFNVARKAFFHKSQSPVETIEKLITYAGKARKEGILSLQSVMNDIDDEFFLKGLQMAVDGQEPDALKEMLEKEIEYVMDRHDKGAEIFATIATYSPAMGMIGTLIGLVQMLQNMSDPSSIGPAMAVALLTTFYGAVIANVIASPISGKLKIRSASEVLNKTLVTEGMKAILEGENPRLMEQRLHAFVAPKERQSNFG, from the coding sequence ATGGATATCGCAACAGTAATCGGTCTACTTGCCGCCTTTGGTTTGATGGTTTCCGCCATCATGCAGGGCAGCTCCCTGATGATTTTCATCGATATACCTTCCGTCACCATCGTCGTCGGTGGAACCATCGGTACCGTACTGGTGCATTTTCCTTTCGGCGACCTGATGGGGGCTTTCAATGTCGCTCGCAAAGCGTTCTTTCATAAATCGCAGTCGCCCGTCGAAACCATTGAAAAATTGATCACCTACGCCGGTAAGGCGCGCAAAGAGGGGATTCTCTCGCTGCAGTCGGTGATGAATGATATCGACGATGAATTTTTTCTCAAAGGGCTGCAGATGGCCGTGGACGGTCAGGAGCCGGACGCGCTGAAAGAGATGCTGGAAAAGGAGATCGAGTACGTCATGGATCGGCATGACAAGGGGGCGGAGATCTTTGCGACCATTGCCACCTATTCCCCGGCGATGGGGATGATCGGTACTCTGATCGGGCTGGTGCAGATGCTGCAAAATATGAGTGACCCTTCGTCCATCGGTCCGGCTATGGCGGTGGCGCTGTTGACGACCTTTTACGGCGCGGTCATCGCTAATGTTATTGCCAGCCCGATTTCCGGAAAACTGAAGATCCGTTCCGCCAGCGAAGTCTTGAACAAGACGCTGGTCACCGAAGGGATGAAAGCGATTCTCGAGGGGGAAAATCCGCGCCTGATGGAACAGCGCCTGCATGCCTTTGTCGCGCCTAAAGAGCGCCAGAGCAACTTCGGCTAG
- a CDS encoding flagellar motor switch protein FliM, with the protein MEKILSKEEIADLLSAVRHGEIDIEETGAESAQPAQENRIRKARSCNLFKADGPESWKLKNYDLILDSFARNYALSLSTRFQRAAHVKLEAMESMVFDTLLQRLSGRGAIGIMQLEPLTGGALLVFDEQISFSMVEMVLGGSADVHMVIPNRGMSPIELNVIRDVINAACPEINKGFKQVMDVESSLVEVVSNLRLLNFVAAEVGVVAARFKVAIDNLEGSVTLVVPHSALEPLQKLQQLKAVPTSALQNSKWQALVCTELEQMEVEVQALLATVSLRVRDILNFEVGDVIELGCKPETPLKIMVEQRPKFFGVAGVQDGKKAVRVLERISHGG; encoded by the coding sequence GTGGAAAAGATCCTCAGTAAAGAAGAAATTGCCGACCTCCTCTCCGCGGTCAGACATGGTGAGATCGACATCGAGGAGACCGGCGCGGAGTCCGCCCAACCGGCGCAAGAGAACAGGATTCGCAAGGCGAGGAGCTGCAACCTGTTCAAAGCCGATGGCCCGGAAAGCTGGAAGCTGAAGAATTACGATCTGATTCTGGACAGCTTTGCGCGTAACTATGCCCTGTCTCTGTCAACCCGTTTTCAGCGGGCTGCCCATGTCAAGCTTGAGGCCATGGAATCGATGGTCTTCGATACCTTGCTACAGCGCCTGTCCGGGCGGGGAGCGATCGGGATCATGCAACTGGAGCCTCTGACCGGCGGCGCGCTGTTGGTGTTCGACGAACAGATTTCGTTTTCGATGGTGGAAATGGTGCTGGGCGGCAGCGCCGATGTCCATATGGTTATCCCGAATCGCGGCATGAGTCCCATCGAACTCAATGTCATCCGCGACGTCATTAACGCGGCCTGCCCGGAAATCAATAAAGGTTTCAAGCAGGTCATGGATGTCGAATCCTCTCTGGTCGAAGTGGTCAGCAACCTGCGTCTGCTGAACTTCGTGGCGGCCGAGGTTGGTGTGGTTGCGGCCCGGTTCAAGGTGGCCATCGATAATCTGGAAGGCTCGGTCACCCTGGTGGTGCCCCATTCAGCCCTGGAGCCGCTGCAGAAGCTGCAACAGCTCAAAGCCGTCCCGACCAGTGCATTGCAGAATAGCAAATGGCAGGCGCTGGTTTGTACCGAGCTTGAACAGATGGAGGTCGAGGTCCAGGCGTTGCTGGCGACGGTGTCGTTGCGGGTCAGGGATATTCTCAATTTTGAGGTCGGTGATGTGATCGAACTCGGCTGCAAACCGGAAACCCCGCTGAAAATCATGGTTGAGCAGCGGCCGAAATTTTTCGGCGTGGCCGGGGTCCAGGATGGCAAAAAAGCGGTCCGCGTATTGGAGCGGATTTCCCACGGAGGATAG
- a CDS encoding OmpA family protein — MARKQKKEAPGAPMWMVTFSDMVTLLLTFFVLMLSMANMDQVKFDKASDSLAGAFGVLASSRKTEAAPPRVVSYAPIDDDFTSRVYRRIKTKINELKLNKKIELVKDRGAVVLRVDEAVLFASGSSRLDPAADPILRKVAELVRPLPLNMKIEGHTDNRGSEMANWELSVNRAVAVLRFFATQQLLPLNRLSATGYGSQKPLFPNNSDRERALNRRVEFVLENQGDPNQELPYLIDANDQAPF; from the coding sequence ATGGCGAGGAAACAGAAAAAGGAAGCGCCAGGAGCACCTATGTGGATGGTCACCTTCAGTGATATGGTGACCCTGCTGCTGACTTTCTTTGTGCTGATGCTGTCGATGGCGAATATGGATCAGGTCAAGTTCGACAAGGCCAGCGATTCCCTGGCGGGTGCTTTCGGGGTGTTGGCCAGTAGCAGAAAGACCGAAGCAGCGCCGCCGCGGGTGGTCTCCTATGCGCCCATCGACGATGATTTCACTTCGCGGGTCTATCGACGCATCAAGACCAAGATCAATGAGTTGAAGCTGAACAAGAAGATCGAACTGGTCAAGGATCGTGGCGCCGTGGTTCTGCGCGTCGATGAAGCCGTCCTGTTCGCGTCCGGATCGAGTCGGCTGGACCCTGCGGCGGATCCGATCCTGCGGAAAGTGGCAGAGCTGGTCAGGCCGTTACCGCTGAATATGAAAATCGAAGGGCATACCGATAACCGCGGTTCGGAGATGGCCAACTGGGAACTGTCGGTCAACCGGGCGGTTGCGGTGCTGCGGTTTTTTGCGACCCAGCAGTTGCTGCCGTTAAACCGGCTCTCGGCAACCGGCTATGGCTCGCAAAAGCCTCTGTTTCCCAATAACAGCGACCGGGAAAGAGCGCTAAACCGGCGGGTGGAATTTGTCCTGGAAAACCAGGGCGATCCGAACCAGGAGCTGCCCTACCTGATCGATGCCAATGATCAGGCCCCATTCTGA
- a CDS encoding flagellar basal body-associated FliL family protein, translating into MAKEPTKQPEGSGGSKTKLIIIIAVVLVLLIGAGIGGFLFLKGDDSKTPEAEQAAAATQGKQVGPMVNIDSFIVNILDDEESRYLKAAITIEVDSDAAAQELNQRMPQIKDAILLLVGNKTFSELSDLQGKIQLRAELINKLNSILVKGKVKRIYFTDFVVQ; encoded by the coding sequence ATGGCAAAGGAACCGACAAAACAACCAGAAGGCAGTGGCGGATCAAAGACCAAGCTGATCATCATCATCGCCGTGGTCCTGGTCCTGCTGATCGGTGCAGGCATTGGTGGCTTTCTGTTTTTGAAAGGGGATGATAGCAAAACCCCAGAAGCGGAGCAGGCCGCCGCAGCGACCCAGGGAAAACAGGTCGGCCCGATGGTCAATATCGACAGCTTTATCGTCAATATTCTGGATGATGAGGAGAGCCGCTACCTGAAAGCCGCCATCACCATCGAGGTTGACAGTGATGCCGCCGCACAGGAGCTGAATCAGCGTATGCCGCAGATCAAGGACGCGATTTTGCTGCTGGTCGGCAACAAAACATTCAGTGAACTCAGCGACCTGCAGGGAAAAATTCAGCTGCGGGCTGAATTGATCAACAAATTGAACAGCATTCTGGTCAAAGGGAAGGTCAAGCGTATCTATTTTACGGACTTTGTCGTCCAATAG